The region AAGATTGGGGATATCTTTAACACCGGGATCGGCATAGTAACCACCGGTGATTTGACCTGCGCATTCCAGCAGGTGTCCGAGGCAGGTGCCTTTACCCAGACGATCCCAGTCATCGGCTGCCCAGTCGAATTCATACATCATCGCGGACAGGAACAAAGACGGATCGGAAACGCGGCCGGCGATAATCACGTCTGCACCCTGATGCAGCGCTTCAACCAGCGCATCCGCACCCAGATAGGCATTGGCGGAAAGAATGTCTTTACCGCAGCGAGAAACAGGCTGGCCAATCTCATCCAATTTGGAATCTTGTGCGATCAGCACTGAGTGCACATCGTCACCAGTGACGATCGCAATCTTCAGCTTATCCGCACCGAGTTCTTTGGCGATTTCCAATACGCGCTGGCCGGCGGCGACAGGGTTAGCCGATCCCATATTAGTGATGATCTTGATACCTTTTTCCAGGCAGAGCGGCAGCACGGCGTGCATGCGGTCAGCCAGCAGCTCGTTGTAGCCTTTTTCTGGATTCTGCTGTTTCTGCTTTTGGCCGATAGCGATAGTGCGCTCTGCCAGACATTCAAATACCAAATATTGAATGTCGCCTTTTTGAGCCAGTTCTACGGCCGGTTCGATGCGATCGCCAGCATAGCCAGCCCCGGAACCAATACGAATTGTTTTCATAAACTTACCTTTATCAATGAAATGTGTCTGTTGGCATCATCAATGGGAAACCATATGTCCCCTACAAGGGGAAGACCCCGAAGATGACGCAGGCGAACGTCATGATGACGCTAGCGGCCCAGAGCACAGGGATAGAGAATTTCTGGTGGTCGGCGAGATCGACACCCGCAAGGCTGACCAGCAGGAAGGTGGCTGGCGTCAGCGGACTAACCGGGAAGCCGGTGGTCATCTGTCCTAATACGGAAGCCTGTGCGACCTGAATCGGTGGTACGCCTAACATGTCCACTGTGTGGGCAATGACTGGCATGATGCCGAAGTAGTACGAGTCCGGGTCAAACACCAGGCTCAGCGGCATGGAGATCAGGCCGACGATAAACGGAATGTGGGAGGCAAAAGATTCTGGCACAAAGCTGACCGCCGAGAGCGACATGGCTTTCAGCATGCCAGTACCGCTCATGATGCCGGTGAAAGCACCCGCTGCGAACAGGATGCTAGCCATCATCAGCGCCGCTTTCGCATGGGCATTAATGCGTTCCTTCTGCATTTCAACGTTGGGGTAGTTGAACATCAACGCCAGCGTCAGGGCGATCATAAAGGCGACCGTCGGTGAAATTTTGGTAAACACCATGGTGCCGATAACGGCAAGCACCAGCGCAATGTTGACCCAGAACATTTTTGGGCGGCGCAGCGCTTTTTCCGCATCGGTCAGCTCTTTCACATGCGCTTCCGCGGTGATGGATTGCGTACCACCTGCCAGCGGATTACCCGATGCCAGCCCCAGACGCTTCTCTTCTTTCTTACCCCAGTAATAGCCCATGAGCACCATGAAGGTCAGGCCGCAAAGTTGCGCTGGGATGAGGGGAATAAACAGATCGTGCGTGGTGGTGTTCAACGCGGCGGCGGCACGGATCATCGGCCCGGTCCACGGCAGGAAGTTAACCCCCGCGCTGAGTGCGGTAATGCCGACCAGGATGCGTTTATCCATGCCGAGCTTATTAAACAGCGGCAGCATCGCGGGAATGGTGATCAGGAAGGTGACGGCACCGTTACCGTCCAGGTGTGCAATCAGTGCCAACACGCCGGTACCGATAATAATTTTTACCGGGTTGGTGCCGACCATGCGTAAGATCCCTTTGATAATAGGATCAAACATACCGGCATCGGTTACCACACCGAAGAAGGCGATGGCAAAAACAAACATCGCTGCCATCGGTGCTAGTTTGGTGATACCGTCCACCACGTATTTCGCAGTATCGGTGCCGCTGCCTGCGGCGAGCGCACCGAGAACCGGAATAACGATGAGCGCCACCAAAGGCGACATTCGCTTGGTCATGATAAAAAAGAGCAGGGTGGCTATGGTTAGCACCCCGATGAGAGCCAGCATAAAAACTCCTCATTAGTATAATTGTATGTTGCCCATATGTTTCATTTACAATAAATTAAACAACTCAATAACAATCCATGTAATAATTAACAAATAAAAAATGAATGCTTATCCCAGAGTCATTTGATTTTTTGTCTGCGCTATTTTTACCACCTCAGTCCACCGTTATACTAACTCGTAATAGCAATGGTTTTATTCGTAAATCTGATGGATTTATTTCATTCGTTAATGGAATTAATTGCTCTGGTTTTCTTATTAATGGCTAATTGATTGATTTGGTTTGTATAGTTGGGTCTTTTTGTTCAATTGTTTTTTCCAGTTTGTGATATTTATCTAGAATGTCCATTTTTATGAATACCGGACGTTGTTTGAATGGAATTAAATAAATGCGGGAAGGATCATAAAAATAGTAGGTGCCTGTCGTTTTCTATTGAATTTGTTCCTTTCTTACCGGAGACTTCATTTTATTTATATAAAAACACTATGAACTTATCGATAAAACAATTACGCGCCTTTATCGCACTGACTGAAACTGATAATTTCACGCGTGCCGCTCAGAAAATAAATCTCTCTCAGCCTGCATTTAGTTCATTAATTGCCGGGTTAGAGGAAGAAGTCGGCTATCGACTATTTGACCGTGATACACGTAAAGTGCAACTCAATGCCGATGGTCTCCATTTCATTGACATTGCCCGTCGGCTGGTGCAAACCCATGATGATGCTGTCGGTGAGATCAAGTCGTATGCTACGGGGTACAAAGGGAAGATTGTGCTGGCGGTATTGCCGTCAATGGCGGTGGAATGGTTGCCTCAGGTGCTGGCGCAATATCATCGTGCTTACCCCAAGATAAAGGTTGAACTGCTGGATACACAGTGGGATCGCTGCCTGAAAGCGGTATTGGATGGACGCGCCGATTTGGCACTGACGGCAGGGCAGCCATCGCCGGGAACGTTCAGCTCTCGCATGCTGTTTGCCGACAGTTTTTACCTGATCTGCCAGAACTCGCACCCGCTAGCGCAGCGCGACAGTGTTGATGTGGCCGATGTGGCGCAATACCCGTTTGTCGGGTTCTGCAAAGGCACCAGCATCCGGCAGTATACCGATCAGCTTATCGAGCCGGAGGGCTTTAACTACGTGCTGGAAGTACGTCAATTGACCACCATGATGGGGCTGGTGGCGGCAAATTATGGCGTGAGTATTGTAACGGGGCTGACGCTGTTCCAGTTCCAGCACAAAGACATTGCGATTATTTCGTTCCGGGATCTATCGTTGCAGCGCGGCATCTATCTGGTGACGGATAAAGAACGGCAACTGTCGGTGTGCGCGAAAGAGTTTTATGATTTTCTTCTGGAGCGGGCGGAAAGTTTTGTTCCCGCCGCGTGAGAACCCAAACCGCCCGCAGCGTAAGGCTTAACGCACGTGCAGGCGGTTTGGCGATGATAGGTATCAGGGTTTTTTCTGCGGCCAGTCGTCGTCTTCATTGTCCCATTTGTCGTTGTTGTCACGATGTGGGGGCAATTTCGGTTTATTGAGCAGAAAACGCGTATGGTCAACGTTGCGCAATTCTTTGATGCCGTTAATCAGCATGCCTATCAGGATAATCAGGATTATCCACCAGTAATCAGCCAGCCATGCCATGGTTACGCCTCATCAACATTATGAATATAACGGGTAAACAGCTGCGGCAAGTGCTGGCAAAGCCAGTGGTAGCCTGCAATATCTTCATCTTGCCAGGCGGCAAGGATGAGGTCGGGTGTAAGCTGTTCTTCCGCATACTGTGCTAATGGATAATAGCTGATATGCCAGGGTTCGACTGCGACACCGCCGAGATCGTGCGC is a window of Pectobacterium punjabense DNA encoding:
- a CDS encoding acyclic terpene utilization AtuA family protein — protein: MKTIRIGSGAGYAGDRIEPAVELAQKGDIQYLVFECLAERTIAIGQKQKQQNPEKGYNELLADRMHAVLPLCLEKGIKIITNMGSANPVAAGQRVLEIAKELGADKLKIAIVTGDDVHSVLIAQDSKLDEIGQPVSRCGKDILSANAYLGADALVEALHQGADVIIAGRVSDPSLFLSAMMYEFDWAADDWDRLGKGTCLGHLLECAGQITGGYYADPGVKDIPNLDRLGFPIAEISEDGSAVITKVEGSGGCVCVDTCKEQLLYEIHRPDSYITPDVIADFSRVTFTQDGENRVRVQGATGRAKTDTLKVSVGYQDGFIGEGEISYAGPGAVARGRLALDIVKGRFALCQIDFQEVRYDLIGVDALHGAQRSQSSEPYEVRARVAARCTSRAQAVKVGNEVETLYTNGPAGGGGVNKAVKEILAMDSTLLSRACVTPAVDYLEIK
- a CDS encoding CitMHS family transporter, with product MLALIGVLTIATLLFFIMTKRMSPLVALIVIPVLGALAAGSGTDTAKYVVDGITKLAPMAAMFVFAIAFFGVVTDAGMFDPIIKGILRMVGTNPVKIIIGTGVLALIAHLDGNGAVTFLITIPAMLPLFNKLGMDKRILVGITALSAGVNFLPWTGPMIRAAAALNTTTHDLFIPLIPAQLCGLTFMVLMGYYWGKKEEKRLGLASGNPLAGGTQSITAEAHVKELTDAEKALRRPKMFWVNIALVLAVIGTMVFTKISPTVAFMIALTLALMFNYPNVEMQKERINAHAKAALMMASILFAAGAFTGIMSGTGMLKAMSLSAVSFVPESFASHIPFIVGLISMPLSLVFDPDSYYFGIMPVIAHTVDMLGVPPIQVAQASVLGQMTTGFPVSPLTPATFLLVSLAGVDLADHQKFSIPVLWAASVIMTFACVIFGVFPL
- a CDS encoding LysR family transcriptional regulator, which translates into the protein MNLSIKQLRAFIALTETDNFTRAAQKINLSQPAFSSLIAGLEEEVGYRLFDRDTRKVQLNADGLHFIDIARRLVQTHDDAVGEIKSYATGYKGKIVLAVLPSMAVEWLPQVLAQYHRAYPKIKVELLDTQWDRCLKAVLDGRADLALTAGQPSPGTFSSRMLFADSFYLICQNSHPLAQRDSVDVADVAQYPFVGFCKGTSIRQYTDQLIEPEGFNYVLEVRQLTTMMGLVAANYGVSIVTGLTLFQFQHKDIAIISFRDLSLQRGIYLVTDKERQLSVCAKEFYDFLLERAESFVPAA
- a CDS encoding YpfN family protein, whose protein sequence is MAWLADYWWIILIILIGMLINGIKELRNVDHTRFLLNKPKLPPHRDNNDKWDNEDDDWPQKKP